A window of the Nocardia sp. NBC_01329 genome harbors these coding sequences:
- a CDS encoding alpha/beta fold hydrolase: MPIFASEPPASFESFDGTRIYYQRVGSGSPVIMIHGSGGGLHSWQPVAEYLADRFELWLPARRGYAPSGPGHAPKHYADEVRDLGMIIEMIGRPAHLVGMSYGATVALHAAAAGLPVRSLALWEPPLYAAGAELAPVLVRFDELITNGDRGRAVRLLAEQVSRVPSSLLEAVGETEPDEHEPDDSYGWSRDLESMIADTAYLDRWASLTTPTLLMRGSDTWEPMPETVERLATGMPHATLETFPGQMHFAPSTIPETVARTLAGFLY, translated from the coding sequence ATGCCCATATTCGCCAGCGAACCGCCCGCGTCCTTCGAATCCTTCGACGGGACCAGGATCTATTACCAGCGGGTCGGGTCGGGGTCACCGGTGATCATGATCCACGGCTCCGGTGGCGGGCTGCATTCGTGGCAGCCGGTGGCCGAATATCTGGCCGACCGGTTCGAGTTGTGGCTGCCGGCCCGTCGCGGCTACGCGCCGAGCGGACCCGGTCACGCGCCCAAGCACTATGCCGACGAAGTACGCGATCTAGGGATGATCATCGAGATGATCGGCCGCCCCGCGCATCTGGTGGGTATGTCCTACGGCGCCACGGTCGCCCTGCACGCCGCGGCCGCCGGACTCCCGGTCCGATCGCTGGCGCTGTGGGAACCACCGCTGTACGCCGCGGGGGCCGAGCTGGCACCGGTGCTGGTCCGGTTCGACGAGCTCATCACGAACGGCGACCGAGGCCGGGCCGTCCGGCTGCTCGCGGAGCAGGTTTCCCGGGTTCCGTCGTCGCTACTGGAGGCCGTCGGCGAGACCGAACCGGACGAGCACGAACCCGACGACTCCTACGGGTGGAGCCGGGATCTCGAATCGATGATCGCCGATACGGCCTATCTCGATCGCTGGGCCAGCTTGACCACCCCGACGCTGCTGATGCGGGGCTCGGACACTTGGGAGCCGATGCCGGAGACCGTCGAGCGGCTGGCGACGGGTATGCCGCACGCGACACTCGAGACTTTTCCCGGGCAGATGCATTTCGCGCCGTCGACGATCCCCGAAACAGTGGCGAGAACCCTCGCCGGATTCCTGTATTAG
- a CDS encoding VOC family protein, producing MSETSAHTHHGIDYIELAVTDLDAAKRFYRSAFGWEFNDYGPAYAGIRRFDGSEGEAGGLATADEVPTGGPLVLLYSEDLDTTLRAVGAAGGTVTEGPFDFPGGRRFHFADPSGNRLGVWSER from the coding sequence ATGTCCGAGACGAGCGCACACACCCATCACGGCATCGACTACATCGAACTCGCGGTCACCGACCTCGACGCCGCCAAACGGTTCTACCGGTCGGCGTTCGGCTGGGAGTTCAACGACTACGGCCCCGCTTATGCCGGTATCCGCCGCTTCGACGGCTCCGAAGGCGAAGCGGGTGGTCTGGCCACTGCCGACGAAGTCCCCACCGGCGGCCCACTGGTTCTGCTCTACTCCGAGGACCTCGACACCACCCTGCGCGCGGTCGGAGCGGCGGGCGGCACGGTGACCGAAGGCCCCTTCGACTTCCCCGGCGGCCGCCGCTTCCACTTCGCCGACCCCAGCGGCAACCGGCTCGGGGTCTGGTCCGAACGCTGA
- a CDS encoding DUF7677 family protein — protein MHDVLVGHLSVDVRASLRLFAFYLANGTLDLDLLDDIDYRPAVFEFGSSLEQVFAIYTNVLQVDVDGTVLNDGDAQYRVAQWIRARCDPNYEVEPPFQDWETELHL, from the coding sequence ATGCATGATGTGCTGGTGGGACATCTCTCGGTCGACGTGCGTGCTTCGCTCCGGCTCTTCGCCTTCTACTTGGCGAACGGCACCCTCGACCTCGACCTGCTCGACGATATCGACTACCGCCCAGCTGTCTTCGAATTCGGTTCGTCTCTGGAGCAGGTCTTCGCTATCTACACCAATGTGCTGCAAGTCGATGTGGATGGCACGGTGCTCAACGATGGGGATGCGCAGTACCGCGTCGCCCAATGGATTCGCGCCCGCTGCGATCCGAACTACGAGGTCGAGCCGCCGTTCCAGGATTGGGAGACCGAACTCCACCTTTGA